The Vicia villosa cultivar HV-30 ecotype Madison, WI linkage group LG1, Vvil1.0, whole genome shotgun sequence genome includes a region encoding these proteins:
- the LOC131644018 gene encoding putative pentatricopeptide repeat-containing protein At3g16710, mitochondrial → MFVSKAIKLQSLTHHTRFLKWVYLSSASSIQPISQTIEIVNANYDFDQNINFLRNKLAPDNLIQVLNRTSDLNSAVKIFKWASIQKSFHHTSNTYFEIILKLGLAGNVVEMEDFCHNMVKNRFPDAEVALVSLIHTFVEHCRIKEAMIVLANMNSGGYKPPIEVFNALLCAIVQQESRDFQNALFVYKEKVKAGVLPTVDTLNYLLEILFIIDRVDLALDQFRRMENKGCSPNSKTFEILVKGLIENGRVDEAVTVLEQMLELECQPDLSFYSSTIPHFCRENKLEEGVKLFRRMKDSDLVPDSSVYEALIPCLCKNLQMDFSVYLINEMIGSGIQLNENVSVHMINCYCELGKIDEAIVFLEDKQVNETAPFNALLEGCCNAGKILVANVLLEKMSERYVADCLSWNILIRWLCENKETERAYALLGRMIKFSIFPDYATYSALVVGNCRLRKYDEGMKLFRRICARCWSLDIASYSELVDGLCEINHSQYAIEVFYYTSTKQCSLHSFSFNKLIKCVCDSGQVNIAVKLWQLAYYCGISCCNVTQTTLLHELSKLDNAKNLLAFLSQMLIVGGILDKEAYCILIRGMIKQNLVKECVLFFNMMVNDGLVPDPDELFDQLSFIANHSRLSMIPSTIEKISDSKKLSSDVYNLLITGLWKEGKEHEAQRLLDMMLKEGWLPDTATHKLLIGSNAREGRSQATLLFDDSDSVSDILAEGLGDS, encoded by the coding sequence ATGTTTGTTTCTAAGGCAATAAAGCTTCAATCTTTGACACACCACACTCGATTCCTCAAATGGGTTTATCTATCTTCAGCCAGTAGTATTCAACCTATTTCACAAACCATTGAAATTGTAAACGCCAATTATGATTTCGACCAAAATATTAACTTTTTGAGGAATAAGCTTGCCCCAGATAATTTAATCCAAGTTTTGAACCGTACAAGTGATTTAAACTCAGCAGTGAAGATTTTCAAATGGGCTTCAATACAGAAGAGTTTCCACCATACCTCTAATACATATTTTGAGATCATTTTGAAACTGGGTTTAGCTGGAAATGTTGTAGAGATGGAGGATTTTTGCCATAACATGGTGAAGAACAGGTTTCCAGATGCTGAAGTAGCTCTTGTATCATTGATTCATACGTTTGTTGAGCATTGTAGAATTAAAGAAGCCATGATAGTGTTAGCCAATATGAATTCGGGGGGTTATAAGCCCCCGATTgaggtttttaatgctttgttATGTGCTATTGTGCAACAAGAAAGTAGAGATTTTCAAaatgctttgtttgtttataaaGAAAAGGTGAAGGCGGGAGTGTTACCTACGGTCGATACTTTGAATTATTTGTTGGAGATATTGTTTATTATTGATCGGGTTGACCTTGCTTTGGATCAATTTAGAAGAATGGAGAATAAAGGATGTAGTCCAAATAGTAAGACCTTTGAGATACTTGTAAAGGGTCTGATCGAAAACGGTCGAGTTGACGAAGCTGTTACTGTTTTAGAGCAAATGCTCGAACTCGAATGTCAACCGGATTTGAGCTTTTATTCCTCCACCATACCTCATTTTTGTAGGGAAAATAAATTAGAGGAGGGAGTGAAGTTGTTTAGAAGGATGAAAGATTCTGATCTCGTGCCGGATTCGTCTGTTTATGAGGCTCTAATACCGTGCTTGTGCAAAAACTTGCAGATGGATTTTTCGGTGTACCTGATAAATGAAATGATAGGAAGTGGTATACAACTGAATGAAAATGTGTCTGTTCATATGATAAATTGCTATTGTGAATTGGGGAAAATAGACGAGGCTATAGTGTTTTTAGAGGATAAGCAAGTTAATGAAACTGCTCCTTTCAATGCATTGCTCGAAGGTTGCTGCAATGCTGGTAAAATTCTCGTAGCAAATGTTCTTTTGGAAAAAATGTCGGAGAGATATGTAGCTGATTGTTTATCTTGGAATATTCTCATTAGATGGCTTTGTGAGAACAAAGAGACTGAGAGAGCATATGCACTTCTTGGAAGAATGATCAAATTCTCGATTTTTCCTGACTATGCAACATATTCAGCTCTTGTGGTTGGCAACTGTAGATTGAGAAAGTATGATGAAGGAATGAAACTATTTCGTCGAATTTGTGCAAGATGTTGGAGTTTAGATATCGCCTCTTATTCTGAACTAGTAGATGGACTATGTGAGATCAACCATTCTCAATATGCCATTGAAGTGTTTTACTATACGTCGACGAAGCAATGCTCTCTTCATTCCTTCTCCTTTAACAAGTTGATAAAATGTGTATGTGACTCGGGACAGGTCAACATAGCGGTAAAACTATGGCAATTAGCTTATTATTGTGGTATTTCTTGCTGTAATGTCACACAAACTACTCTCTTGCACGAGTTGTCTAAATTAGATAACGCAAAAAATCTGTTAGCGTTCCTCTCACAAATGTTGATTGTTGGAGGCATTCTTGACAAAGAAGCATATTGTATCCTTATCCGTGGCATGATTAAACAAAATCTAGTAAAGGAATGTGTTTTGTTTTTCAATATGATGGTCAATGATGGTTTGGTACCTGATCCAGACGAACTATTTGATCAACTTTCATTCATAGCAAATCATTCTCGGTTATCTATGATTCCTAGTACCATTGAAAAAATTTCCGACAGCAAAAAATTGAGTTCGGATGTATATAACTTACTGATAACTGGCCTGTGGAAAGAGGGTAAGGAACATGAGGCACAGCGATTACTTGATATGATGCTAAAAGAGGGCTGGCTTCCTGATACGGCCACTCATAAATTATTGATTGGATCTAATGCTAGAGAAGGAAGAAGTCAAGCAACATTGTTGTTTGATGACTCTGATTCTGTTAGCGATATACTTGCAGAAGGCCTTGGAGATTCATGA